One window from the genome of Enterococcus haemoperoxidus ATCC BAA-382 encodes:
- a CDS encoding alpha/beta fold hydrolase, giving the protein MKISIRHRYIKKIPVLEVVPEKHKNSTLPLVIYYHGWQSAKELSLTQARKLAKKGIRVILPDAMNHGERKTGPISPIPSVTFWSSIQYNIIEFTQLVRHFEKQELIDSGKIGVGGVSMGGITTCALLTQHPEIKTAACMMGTPAPQRYIERVMERSAEMDFFVPRDLPLLLSWVAKYDLSEAPEKLAQRPVLFWHGTKDPKIPYEDMAEFYQMIEGESYAENSQFITGEGEGHLVKGEMMDVVAAFFEKELFR; this is encoded by the coding sequence ATGAAAATTAGTATTAGACATCGATATATAAAGAAAATTCCAGTTTTGGAAGTTGTTCCAGAAAAACATAAAAATAGCACGTTACCCTTAGTTATTTATTATCATGGCTGGCAATCGGCGAAGGAATTATCACTGACTCAGGCTAGGAAATTAGCGAAAAAAGGAATACGTGTGATTTTACCTGATGCAATGAATCATGGGGAACGAAAAACAGGCCCGATATCGCCGATACCTTCAGTGACATTTTGGTCGAGTATTCAATATAATATTATTGAGTTTACACAGTTGGTGCGTCACTTTGAGAAACAAGAGTTGATTGATTCAGGAAAAATCGGTGTTGGCGGTGTTTCAATGGGAGGTATCACGACATGCGCTTTACTAACCCAACATCCAGAAATCAAAACAGCAGCGTGCATGATGGGAACACCAGCCCCACAGCGCTATATTGAACGAGTGATGGAACGATCAGCGGAAATGGACTTTTTTGTGCCACGTGATTTACCTTTATTACTTAGCTGGGTAGCTAAGTATGATCTTTCAGAAGCGCCAGAAAAGTTAGCGCAGCGTCCGGTTTTATTTTGGCATGGAACAAAAGATCCTAAAATTCCTTATGAAGATATGGCGGAATTTTATCAAATGATCGAAGGTGAGTCTTATGCTGAGAATAGTCAGTTCATTACAGGCGAAGGTGAAGGGCACTTAGTCAAAGGTGAAATGATGGATGTTGTGGCAGCATTTTTTGAAAAAGAATTGTTTAGATGA
- a CDS encoding DUF4303 domain-containing protein yields MEHFLEKQQEYFFNFLTDSIDNFLLDHSDETFYAFALDCNIYEEGEINLCFNTVDLWQETTNYYASRGHSNIQLEEMKYNSSDWDENQRFASLHLFDDWVEDEQDIEMVLEWLCQQIILLTDSETFERIPKTEDFKLLVYDHDETPSDSQERFEKIGMSELFQIE; encoded by the coding sequence ATGGAACACTTTTTAGAAAAACAACAAGAGTACTTTTTTAATTTTTTAACCGATAGCATCGACAACTTTTTATTAGATCATTCCGACGAAACCTTTTATGCATTTGCATTAGACTGTAATATTTATGAAGAAGGTGAAATAAACCTTTGTTTTAATACTGTAGATCTTTGGCAAGAAACAACAAATTATTATGCAAGTAGAGGTCACAGCAACATACAATTAGAAGAAATGAAATACAATTCCAGTGACTGGGATGAAAATCAACGTTTTGCCTCCCTTCACCTATTTGATGATTGGGTGGAAGATGAGCAAGATATTGAAATGGTTCTTGAATGGCTTTGTCAGCAAATAATCCTCTTGACTGACAGCGAAACGTTCGAACGAATCCCAAAAACAGAAGATTTTAAGCTATTGGTTTACGATCATGACGAAACACCTTCTGACTCACAAGAAAGATTTGAAAAAATCGGAATGTCAGAACTTTTTCAAATAGAATAA
- a CDS encoding adhesive domain-containing protein translates to MKKNYRSIITLVGTTVLLSAAVIPNSLLFFGDNRQYEADATESVNAADLADVSILKGTQLSSNNGTVINDGVKLEKNADSTYDLDLSFKGTAVADVGLVSPKVIVFAIPDELRGKIDGPILINASAKLLPIVPGDVPVVKDLVLKVGGLVTRLLGLAKPLGLQLDSLEKAFEGLNSLQDLGSYQATVEGKLSPDGKYVMVDFTDGLGQYVRTTYAKLFDPLKEAVAGLKFTGLLAILNPVLDLLKPAVNGLLDLVGKIANGTSDVLTQALQANVLGDVDFNFSTKVSDITAEKAKVTAMAVNKPVIDLELLNTIHANGDAINLYFDKIEEDPLVNYSVAKPVVEDILEGVTSLNGSVVVTQPVPEGVTFKAKVELPNGKTLAETVNEDGTFSIPFGDYKPQGNDQLKIVIEASVDKYTKVSDPTFKQVIADPFVQYTIAKPVVGDVIEGGASLTGNVAIVQPAPDGVIFKAKVELPDGTSLTSFVDENGDFTIPFGNYEPQSNDQLKVVVEASNGKQIKVSEPEIKLVLADPFLHYVVTKPVISDVLEGSSSLSGSVDVTQPVPKGVTFIAKVTLPDGTNLTGSINEDGSFTVPFGKYQPQGNDILKVIVEASDGTRTNVSEPEVKQVIVDPLKNYQVPKPQFKTVNEGSKFITGSITLTNVPTEAKLFMQVQFPDGSVRKVAIGNDGTFTIPVADKNLKEGDPLRLVTIAEHAQSLKGKESDSVVFAVGKVPSLEGYVVPTPVVAPIFVGDGLIKGSVKITNPPEGTQFKVRVRFPGNVYEEAPVNADGTFSLDISSRQLMAGTSITFNTAATLGTETAASGRIIVSVGAK, encoded by the coding sequence ATGAAAAAGAATTATCGTTCTATCATTACGTTAGTGGGAACTACAGTCTTATTATCAGCTGCAGTTATTCCAAATTCGCTACTATTTTTTGGGGACAATCGTCAGTATGAAGCGGATGCTACTGAATCAGTAAATGCTGCGGATTTAGCAGATGTCAGTATTTTAAAAGGAACACAGTTATCTTCCAATAATGGAACCGTTATCAATGATGGCGTCAAGTTGGAAAAAAATGCAGATTCTACATATGATTTAGATCTTTCATTTAAAGGAACCGCGGTTGCAGATGTTGGTTTAGTGTCACCAAAAGTTATTGTTTTTGCGATTCCAGATGAATTACGAGGGAAAATCGATGGACCGATTTTGATTAATGCCAGCGCTAAGTTACTTCCAATCGTGCCAGGAGATGTTCCAGTGGTCAAAGATTTGGTCTTAAAAGTAGGGGGACTTGTAACAAGACTCCTTGGGTTGGCGAAACCATTAGGATTACAACTAGATTCGTTGGAAAAGGCTTTTGAAGGGCTTAACTCGCTTCAAGATTTAGGTAGCTATCAAGCAACAGTTGAAGGCAAATTATCACCAGATGGTAAATATGTGATGGTCGATTTTACGGACGGATTAGGACAATATGTTCGTACGACCTACGCAAAGTTGTTCGATCCGCTGAAAGAAGCAGTTGCTGGATTAAAATTTACCGGACTTCTTGCTATATTGAATCCTGTTCTTGATCTATTGAAACCAGCTGTTAATGGTTTGCTTGATCTAGTAGGAAAAATTGCCAATGGAACATCTGATGTGTTAACACAAGCGTTGCAAGCCAATGTACTTGGTGATGTTGATTTTAATTTTTCCACTAAAGTTTCTGATATAACTGCTGAAAAAGCAAAAGTGACTGCGATGGCGGTCAATAAACCTGTTATTGATTTAGAATTACTGAATACGATTCATGCAAATGGGGATGCAATCAATCTCTATTTCGATAAAATAGAAGAAGATCCATTAGTCAATTATTCAGTTGCAAAACCAGTTGTTGAAGACATTTTAGAAGGTGTGACGAGTCTTAATGGAAGCGTAGTGGTTACACAGCCAGTGCCAGAAGGTGTGACATTTAAAGCGAAAGTCGAATTGCCTAATGGGAAAACTTTAGCTGAAACAGTCAATGAAGATGGCACTTTTTCGATTCCGTTTGGTGACTACAAGCCTCAAGGGAATGACCAGCTAAAAATAGTGATCGAAGCCAGTGTAGATAAGTACACGAAAGTCAGTGATCCGACATTCAAACAAGTAATAGCAGATCCATTTGTTCAATACACGATCGCAAAACCAGTTGTTGGAGACGTTATAGAAGGCGGAGCAAGCCTTACTGGAAATGTAGCAATCGTTCAGCCAGCACCAGATGGCGTGATATTTAAAGCAAAAGTTGAGTTACCTGATGGAACAAGCCTGACAAGTTTCGTTGATGAAAATGGTGATTTTACGATTCCATTTGGTAACTATGAACCACAAAGCAATGATCAATTAAAAGTGGTAGTCGAAGCAAGTAATGGAAAACAGATCAAAGTCAGTGAACCGGAAATCAAACTGGTCTTAGCAGATCCATTTTTACACTATGTGGTTACAAAACCAGTGATTAGTGATGTTTTAGAAGGTTCATCTAGTCTTAGTGGTAGTGTTGATGTAACTCAGCCGGTTCCAAAAGGTGTCACTTTTATCGCTAAAGTGACATTACCTGATGGCACGAATTTAACTGGTTCAATCAATGAAGATGGTAGTTTTACGGTTCCATTTGGTAAATATCAACCTCAAGGAAACGACATACTGAAAGTAATAGTTGAGGCGAGTGATGGTACGCGAACCAATGTCAGTGAGCCGGAAGTCAAACAAGTGATTGTCGATCCGTTAAAGAACTATCAGGTTCCAAAACCACAGTTTAAAACTGTAAATGAAGGAAGCAAGTTTATCACAGGTTCAATTACGTTAACGAACGTTCCAACAGAAGCTAAATTATTTATGCAAGTTCAATTTCCTGATGGGTCTGTGAGAAAAGTAGCGATTGGAAATGATGGCACTTTTACGATTCCTGTAGCGGATAAAAATTTAAAAGAAGGTGATCCACTAAGATTAGTAACCATTGCAGAACATGCTCAATCGTTGAAAGGGAAAGAAAGTGACAGTGTGGTTTTTGCAGTTGGCAAGGTTCCGTCTTTAGAAGGTTATGTAGTCCCTACACCAGTTGTAGCGCCAATCTTTGTTGGCGATGGGCTAATCAAAGGATCAGTTAAAATCACAAATCCTCCAGAAGGAACTCAATTTAAAGTTAGAGTGAGATTCCCAGGAAATGTTTATGAAGAAGCACCAGTTAATGCAGATGGTACTTTTTCACTAGATATTTCTAGTCGTCAGTTAATGGCGGGTACGTCGATTACCTTTAATACAGCGGCAACACTTGGTACTGAGACAGCAGCGAGCGGTAGAATTATTGTTTCTGTCGGTGCCAAATAA
- a CDS encoding FAD-dependent oxidoreductase: protein MKVVIIGASFAGVSAALAIRKKHPKAEIHLIDKQQTIGYLPGGINLYFNETIGPIETAQFISEEQLVDNGISLLLNAEVVSMDSKQRIIKYEKQESDFFMSFDKLILATGSSQWSQKILGSDSEKVLKYKFLQGVVNAIERLENSNTVALIGGGQIGGEAADTLLKKGKEVHLFERMDYLLFKYFDEEMIRPVQAEMSARGVIFHFNETVEKVTDTGKALLIETKKSQLLCDSAIFAMNVRPDLRYLDEQIQKHTDQTVFVNEYLQTSQEDIFAIGDCIQVPYSLSKESFYIPLVNNAVRTGLVVAQNLVEPTTPFVGSIRTIGTKLVDYYVASTGLTEAEGLFHEQPISVTHVHQRSSLFSGNEKVSGKIIFEKDSHKILGAQLVSKANILEKINTLALGIQMGQTLEEFYQKDFLYHPYYSSVIDITNQLGFEGLWSEADEN, encoded by the coding sequence ATGAAAGTCGTGATTATAGGGGCTTCATTTGCGGGAGTATCTGCTGCTTTAGCGATTAGAAAAAAACATCCCAAGGCTGAAATCCATTTAATTGATAAGCAACAAACAATAGGTTATTTGCCTGGAGGAATCAATCTGTATTTCAATGAAACGATCGGTCCTATTGAAACAGCTCAGTTCATTTCAGAAGAACAGCTAGTAGATAACGGTATTTCTTTGTTGTTAAACGCAGAAGTCGTCAGTATGGATTCAAAACAGCGTATCATTAAGTATGAAAAACAAGAATCTGACTTTTTTATGTCATTTGACAAACTGATTTTAGCAACAGGTTCTAGTCAGTGGTCCCAGAAAATTCTCGGTAGTGATTCAGAAAAGGTTTTAAAATATAAATTTTTACAAGGAGTAGTAAACGCAATCGAACGTTTGGAAAATAGTAATACAGTCGCATTGATCGGCGGTGGCCAAATAGGTGGGGAAGCGGCTGATACTTTGCTGAAAAAAGGCAAAGAAGTGCATCTGTTTGAACGGATGGATTATTTATTATTCAAGTATTTTGATGAAGAAATGATCCGGCCCGTACAAGCAGAAATGAGCGCTCGAGGGGTCATTTTCCATTTTAATGAGACTGTTGAAAAAGTAACAGATACCGGTAAAGCACTTTTGATTGAAACGAAGAAGTCTCAATTGTTATGTGATAGTGCTATTTTTGCAATGAATGTCCGTCCAGATTTACGCTATTTAGACGAACAGATCCAAAAGCATACGGATCAAACTGTTTTTGTAAATGAGTATTTGCAAACTTCTCAAGAGGATATTTTTGCAATCGGTGATTGTATTCAAGTGCCTTATAGTTTATCTAAAGAGTCATTTTATATCCCGCTGGTGAATAATGCAGTAAGGACGGGATTAGTTGTGGCTCAAAATCTTGTAGAGCCTACGACGCCATTCGTTGGCTCGATCCGCACGATCGGTACAAAATTGGTCGATTATTATGTAGCCAGTACTGGATTAACGGAGGCAGAAGGTTTGTTTCATGAGCAGCCGATTTCTGTTACCCATGTTCACCAAAGAAGTTCTTTATTTTCTGGAAATGAAAAAGTTAGTGGGAAAATTATTTTTGAAAAAGACAGTCATAAAATTTTAGGGGCACAATTAGTCTCAAAAGCTAATATTCTAGAAAAAATCAACACATTAGCACTTGGCATTCAAATGGGTCAGACTTTAGAAGAATTTTATCAGAAAGATTTTTTGTACCATCCTTATTATTCTAGCGTGATAGATATCACGAACCAATTAGGTTTTGAAGGTTTGTGGAGTGAAGCAGATGAAAATTGA
- a CDS encoding WxL domain-containing protein — MKSSTFVITSSKVLLLSVVFAPLFLGQSASAADINKATDLDVTFTPGALTLEAVSTISYASQTISVNDASYIPTNPDAINVVVSDARGTNAGWKLSGKLNGFKDSSATASLPNASLNFKNTQAGTNSDADAPIPVNTVKLTSGAATATPFATAAAGAGAGTWTFTWPDAESKGVTLDVPAAMATLGKHTSTIDWTLADAP, encoded by the coding sequence ATGAAGAGTTCAACGTTTGTTATTACTAGTTCAAAAGTTTTATTATTATCGGTTGTTTTTGCTCCATTATTTTTAGGTCAATCTGCGTCAGCTGCTGATATTAATAAGGCAACTGATTTGGATGTCACTTTTACACCAGGTGCGTTAACGTTAGAAGCTGTTTCTACGATTAGCTATGCGTCACAAACGATTTCAGTCAATGATGCCTCATATATTCCCACTAATCCTGATGCGATCAATGTTGTTGTATCAGATGCCAGAGGAACAAATGCAGGCTGGAAGCTTAGCGGAAAATTAAATGGGTTCAAAGATAGTTCTGCTACCGCATCTTTACCAAACGCCAGCTTGAATTTTAAAAATACACAAGCAGGAACAAACAGTGATGCGGATGCACCAATACCAGTTAATACAGTCAAGTTAACGAGCGGTGCTGCAACTGCAACACCATTTGCAACGGCAGCAGCAGGAGCAGGTGCCGGAACATGGACGTTTACGTGGCCAGATGCTGAAAGCAAAGGTGTGACACTAGATGTGCCAGCTGCAATGGCAACACTTGGTAAACATACCTCTACGATTGACTGGACATTGGCGGATGCCCCATAG
- a CDS encoding DUF924 family protein, translating into MDYQEILAFWFEECEPSQWFKKDLAFDDLIKERFSMIHTQVAQGEKSIWRKTIEGRLAEIIVLDQFSRNLFRGDPESFAYDGMALVLTQEAIATDDLDQLTSQQRSFLFMPLMHSESLIIHEEALKRFAEKGMEHNLEFENKHRDILVRFGRYPHRNTLLGRCSTEEEITFLKEPGSSF; encoded by the coding sequence ATGGACTATCAAGAAATACTTGCATTCTGGTTTGAGGAATGTGAACCTAGCCAGTGGTTTAAAAAGGACTTGGCTTTTGATGATCTTATCAAGGAAAGATTTTCAATGATCCATACCCAAGTAGCTCAAGGAGAAAAATCTATTTGGCGTAAAACCATTGAAGGACGATTGGCTGAAATTATTGTATTAGATCAATTTTCTCGAAATTTATTTAGAGGTGATCCAGAATCTTTTGCCTATGATGGCATGGCTTTGGTTTTAACACAAGAAGCGATCGCTACAGACGACTTGGACCAATTGACATCTCAGCAACGATCCTTTCTATTTATGCCGTTAATGCATTCTGAATCTTTAATTATTCACGAAGAAGCATTAAAACGCTTTGCTGAAAAAGGCATGGAGCACAATCTTGAGTTTGAAAACAAACACCGTGATATTTTAGTTCGTTTTGGCCGTTATCCACATCGCAATACACTATTGGGTAGATGTTCAACAGAAGAAGAAATCACCTTTTTAAAAGAACCAGGCTCTTCATTTTAA
- a CDS encoding LCP family protein gives MKKSVKIVTITLLSILLVVVSVGCYAAISFQTAKEKSESKLSNKNENFTGDEQTSDKQITVMVVGNDSRDDDEDQGRSDTLMVAHYDGKTKQPKLISIMRDSYVTFPDGGQDKINAAYAYGGAQMTKDVLKTNFDLPINYYVVMDFKEFSDIIDELYPKGVTIDAEKDINLDGVDILKGKQTLHGNSLLQYARFRMDEEGDFGRIRRQQQVMDALVEQSKDLIPVWELPQVAGKMVGKIDTNVPTSLLIDLAKDFLSGKVKPLKSLSVPVEGTWNFNDYTESGSVIELDEQKNAEAIQEFMKDN, from the coding sequence ATGAAAAAATCTGTAAAAATAGTGACGATTACATTATTATCAATTCTACTTGTAGTTGTGAGTGTAGGCTGTTATGCGGCGATTTCATTCCAAACAGCCAAAGAAAAGAGTGAATCAAAACTTTCCAATAAAAATGAAAATTTTACTGGAGATGAACAAACGAGCGATAAACAAATAACTGTTATGGTCGTTGGGAATGATTCGAGAGATGATGACGAGGATCAAGGTCGTTCAGATACGTTGATGGTGGCTCACTATGATGGAAAAACGAAACAGCCTAAATTGATTTCAATCATGAGAGATAGTTATGTAACATTTCCTGATGGTGGACAAGATAAAATAAATGCAGCATACGCATATGGCGGCGCACAAATGACTAAAGATGTGTTGAAAACCAACTTTGATTTACCAATCAATTACTATGTGGTAATGGATTTTAAAGAGTTTAGTGACATCATTGATGAACTTTATCCAAAAGGGGTCACAATCGATGCTGAAAAAGATATTAATTTAGACGGTGTAGACATTCTTAAAGGAAAGCAAACTTTGCATGGGAATAGTTTATTGCAGTATGCTCGTTTTAGGATGGATGAAGAAGGTGACTTTGGTCGGATTAGACGTCAACAACAAGTGATGGATGCTTTAGTTGAGCAGTCTAAAGATTTGATTCCAGTATGGGAACTACCTCAAGTTGCTGGAAAAATGGTTGGGAAAATTGATACAAATGTACCAACAAGTTTATTGATCGATTTGGCGAAAGATTTTCTTTCTGGAAAAGTGAAGCCGTTAAAATCATTATCAGTTCCTGTAGAGGGAACATGGAACTTTAATGATTATACTGAATCTGGAAGCGTGATCGAGCTTGATGAACAGAAGAATGCTGAAGCGATTCAGGAGTTCATGAAGGATAATTAA
- a CDS encoding DUF916 and DUF3324 domain-containing protein has protein sequence MSGCSKLNGIHVLFFTGLIFFVSLLNVKTAFAQEKSEETNSFYVQAVIPQNQVDSTKSYFDLVMLPQEEQELQVRLVNPEDAPISVSINAINASTTEEGMIDYTVKGIKDKTLVYPFESLIKVLETNISLQPYETKIARFQVKMPKERYDGVIVGGLRFTKNLAESETKNKDVTIKQRFHYVVGVVLNETGTSVLPDYEMDTVNVARSKQGKKIAVIHSIRNKNAAISKKMDLKFAIQKKGKKTPLIKLEKEALEMAPDSVMDFPVPIKRQLEPGKYISKTLINQDGKKWEFENEFEITREQAKIINEENKETKVVSQVPIWLIFVIILLVLLVMIQTYILWRRKKRVE, from the coding sequence ATGAGTGGTTGTTCTAAGTTAAATGGGATTCATGTATTATTTTTTACCGGACTTATTTTTTTTGTTAGTTTATTGAATGTAAAAACTGCTTTTGCACAAGAAAAAAGTGAAGAAACAAACAGTTTCTATGTACAAGCAGTTATTCCGCAGAATCAAGTTGATAGCACTAAATCATATTTTGATTTAGTGATGTTGCCACAAGAAGAACAAGAGTTACAAGTTAGATTGGTTAATCCAGAGGATGCTCCTATTTCTGTTTCAATTAATGCAATAAATGCATCGACAACGGAAGAGGGAATGATCGACTATACAGTAAAAGGAATCAAAGATAAAACGTTGGTTTATCCTTTTGAATCGCTGATCAAGGTTTTAGAAACGAATATTTCATTGCAGCCGTATGAAACAAAAATTGCTCGTTTTCAGGTGAAGATGCCAAAGGAAAGATATGATGGTGTTATTGTAGGAGGATTGCGTTTTACTAAAAATTTAGCTGAAAGTGAAACCAAAAATAAAGATGTGACCATTAAACAACGCTTTCATTATGTGGTAGGTGTTGTCTTGAATGAGACGGGTACATCTGTTTTACCTGATTATGAAATGGATACAGTAAACGTAGCGAGATCCAAACAAGGGAAAAAAATAGCAGTGATTCATTCGATTCGCAATAAAAATGCAGCAATTTCAAAGAAAATGGATCTAAAATTTGCGATTCAAAAAAAAGGGAAAAAAACTCCTTTGATCAAGTTAGAAAAAGAAGCGCTGGAAATGGCACCGGATTCTGTGATGGATTTTCCAGTACCAATCAAAAGACAGTTAGAACCTGGAAAATATATCAGTAAAACGCTAATCAATCAAGATGGGAAAAAATGGGAATTTGAGAATGAATTTGAGATTACTAGGGAACAAGCGAAGATAATCAATGAAGAAAATAAAGAAACTAAGGTTGTCAGTCAAGTTCCGATTTGGTTGATTTTTGTGATTATACTGTTGGTTTTATTGGTAATGATACAAACGTATATTTTGTGGCGAAGGAAGAAACGAGTGGAATAA
- a CDS encoding DUF4809 family protein, translating into MKKALISKTVNLLDGGCNACGIIEDENYTLTIDEQVIPLEALTVNSLITAIALKNGYKREYEIDVIDDYTLYKKEDHQVTLKEEYDFLTYTNGAVAIETRDQITDEKKLVEKVNEILVAFFNVEELAFCF; encoded by the coding sequence ATGAAAAAAGCATTAATTAGTAAAACAGTGAATTTATTAGATGGTGGTTGCAATGCTTGTGGAATTATTGAGGATGAAAATTATACATTGACGATAGACGAACAAGTTATTCCTTTAGAAGCATTGACAGTCAATTCTTTGATAACTGCAATAGCGTTAAAAAATGGCTACAAACGTGAATACGAGATAGATGTTATCGATGATTATACGTTATATAAAAAAGAGGATCATCAAGTTACGCTCAAAGAAGAATATGATTTTCTGACGTATACAAATGGGGCAGTGGCAATTGAAACAAGGGATCAAATTACGGACGAGAAGAAATTAGTGGAAAAGGTGAATGAAATATTAGTAGCTTTTTTTAATGTGGAAGAATTGGCGTTTTGTTTTTAA